From one Aquicella siphonis genomic stretch:
- a CDS encoding DUF2231 domain-containing protein — translation MINSSFLAQLLRARIAGHPVHSMLVHFPSALFPMSLIFDILSIFTQNQCLACAAFYCLGGGIILGLSAAFAGAIDYSHLPSTHTAWYKASLHALLNVTWIILFSIVFGIKMKKFPNIAYASPIEIIISSASVIGLIYSNYLGGDLVFRDKLGFDQTNKNND, via the coding sequence ATGATAAATTCATCATTCCTTGCTCAATTATTACGAGCCAGAATAGCCGGTCATCCCGTGCATTCTATGCTTGTACATTTTCCATCTGCACTTTTTCCGATGAGCTTGATATTTGATATCCTGTCCATTTTCACACAAAATCAATGTCTAGCCTGTGCAGCATTTTATTGCCTTGGTGGAGGAATAATACTCGGTTTATCTGCCGCATTTGCTGGTGCAATCGATTATTCACATTTACCCTCCACTCATACCGCATGGTACAAAGCTTCACTGCACGCATTGCTCAATGTGACATGGATTATTCTTTTTTCTATTGTTTTTGGCATAAAAATGAAAAAATTTCCGAATATCGCCTACGCAAGTCCGATAGAGATAATTATTTCTTCAGCCAGTGTCATTGGCCTTATTTATTCAAACTACCTGGGCGGCGATCTCGTCTTTCGCGATAAGTTAGGCTTTGACCAGACAAATAAAAATAATGACTAG
- the katG gene encoding catalase/peroxidase HPI — translation MSTETKCPFHQAAGKGMSTRDWWPHQLKLNLLHQHSSLSDPMGEDFNYAKEFNSLDLAAVKKDLQTLMTDSQDWWPADFGHYGPLFIRMAWHSAGTYRIGDGRGGAGRGSQRFAPINSWPDNINLDKARRLLWPVKQKYGQKISWADLIILAGNVALESMGFKTFGFAGGRKDIWEPQEDIYWGSENKWLDDKRYTGERDLENPLAAVQMGLIYVNPEGPNGNPDPLAAARDIRETFARMAMNDEETVALIAGGHTFGKTHGAGDVKHVGPEPEAAGIEEQGLGWRNSFGRGKGGDTISSGLEVTWTATPTKWSNHFFENLFGYEWELTKSPAGAHQWIAKGGAGAGTIPDAHDPSRHHAPTMLTTDLALRFDPVYEKISKHFLEHPDQFADAFARAWFKLTHRDMGPRARYLGPEVPGEELIWQDPIPPVNHKLVNETDIAFLKDKILASGLTVSELVSTAWASASTFRGSDKRGGANGARIRLAPQKDWEVNQPAQLAKVLKTLAGIQGTFNNAQTDGKKVSLADLIVLAGCAGIERAAKNAGHKVTVPFAPGRMDASQEQTDVHAFAVLEPYADGFRNYQKSRYSVSAEELLVDKAQLLTLTAPEMTVLVGGLRVLDTNADHSQYGVFTRQPGTLTNDFFVNLLDMGITWKAVSADADVFEARDRATGEVKWTGTRVDLIFGSNSQLRALAEVYACADAKKKFVQDFIAAWTKVMNLDRFDLA, via the coding sequence ATGTCAACTGAAACCAAGTGCCCTTTCCATCAAGCTGCGGGGAAAGGAATGTCGACCCGCGACTGGTGGCCGCATCAGTTGAAGCTGAATCTCCTGCATCAGCACTCTTCCCTGTCTGACCCAATGGGTGAGGATTTCAATTACGCCAAAGAATTCAACAGCTTAGATCTGGCAGCCGTGAAGAAGGACCTTCAGACCCTGATGACTGACTCGCAAGACTGGTGGCCAGCGGATTTTGGGCACTACGGACCTCTGTTCATTCGTATGGCTTGGCATAGCGCCGGCACATATCGCATAGGCGACGGCCGGGGCGGCGCAGGCAGGGGCAGCCAGCGGTTTGCGCCCATTAATAGCTGGCCAGACAACATCAACCTTGATAAGGCACGCAGACTGCTCTGGCCAGTCAAACAAAAATATGGCCAAAAAATTTCCTGGGCCGACCTGATCATTCTCGCGGGTAACGTCGCGCTCGAATCCATGGGTTTCAAGACCTTCGGTTTTGCTGGCGGGCGCAAGGACATCTGGGAACCGCAAGAAGATATCTACTGGGGCTCCGAGAACAAATGGCTAGATGATAAACGGTACACGGGCGAGCGGGACCTCGAAAACCCGCTTGCCGCCGTGCAAATGGGTCTGATTTACGTCAATCCTGAAGGCCCGAACGGCAACCCGGATCCACTCGCCGCGGCAAGAGATATCCGTGAAACCTTCGCTCGCATGGCAATGAATGATGAAGAAACGGTTGCGCTTATCGCGGGAGGACACACCTTCGGCAAGACCCACGGCGCGGGTGATGTGAAACATGTGGGTCCCGAGCCCGAAGCAGCCGGCATCGAAGAACAAGGTCTGGGCTGGAGGAACAGCTTTGGCCGCGGCAAAGGCGGCGACACAATCTCCAGCGGCCTGGAAGTCACCTGGACTGCCACACCCACAAAGTGGAGCAACCACTTTTTCGAGAATCTGTTTGGCTATGAATGGGAACTGACGAAGAGCCCTGCCGGCGCACACCAGTGGATTGCAAAAGGCGGCGCGGGTGCTGGAACCATTCCTGATGCCCATGATCCGTCCAGGCATCACGCGCCAACCATGCTGACCACAGACCTCGCTTTGCGCTTTGATCCAGTCTACGAAAAGATTTCAAAACACTTTCTTGAACATCCAGATCAATTCGCGGACGCCTTTGCCCGGGCATGGTTCAAGCTGACACACCGTGATATGGGCCCGCGCGCTCGCTATCTTGGCCCAGAGGTTCCAGGCGAAGAACTTATCTGGCAAGATCCCATCCCCCCCGTCAATCACAAGCTGGTTAATGAAACAGATATTGCCTTTCTCAAGGATAAAATTTTGGCTTCCGGCCTGACTGTTTCCGAACTGGTATCCACTGCCTGGGCATCGGCGTCCACATTCCGCGGTTCTGACAAACGCGGCGGTGCAAATGGAGCCCGTATTCGTCTGGCACCACAGAAGGATTGGGAAGTCAATCAGCCTGCCCAGCTTGCGAAAGTGCTCAAAACCCTGGCGGGCATTCAGGGCACCTTTAATAACGCTCAGACTGACGGAAAGAAAGTCTCGCTGGCTGATCTGATCGTTCTTGCCGGCTGCGCCGGTATCGAGCGGGCAGCAAAAAATGCTGGTCACAAAGTGACCGTTCCGTTTGCGCCGGGACGCATGGACGCCTCGCAGGAGCAAACCGATGTCCATGCTTTTGCTGTGTTAGAACCCTATGCGGACGGCTTTCGCAACTATCAAAAGAGCCGGTATTCCGTGTCAGCCGAAGAATTGCTGGTGGATAAGGCACAATTACTAACGCTGACCGCACCCGAAATGACCGTTCTGGTGGGTGGATTGCGCGTTCTTGATACTAACGCGGATCACTCTCAATATGGCGTTTTCACCAGGCAGCCGGGGACGCTGACTAACGATTTCTTCGTGAATCTGCTTGATATGGGCATAACATGGAAGGCTGTCTCGGCAGACGCTGACGTATTTGAAGCGCGCGATCGCGCCACAGGTGAGGTCAAGTGGACTGGCACCCGTGTCGATCTCATTTTTGGTTCCAACTCCCAGCTCAGGGCTTTGGCTGAAGTTTATGCCTGCGCGGATGCGAAGAAAAAGTTTGTTCAGGATTTCATCGCCGCATGGACCAAGGTAATGAATCTGGACCGCTTTGATCTTGCATAA
- a CDS encoding DUF488 domain-containing protein, giving the protein MPMIKVKRVYEEPDKSDGFRILVDRLWPRGVKKEKAAVDLWLKDIAPSDSLRKWFNHEPRKWSEFQKRYAKELVDKQELIKSIKKEAKSKTVTLLFGAKESEHNNAVALLNYLTLKLK; this is encoded by the coding sequence ATGCCAATGATAAAAGTCAAGCGAGTATATGAAGAGCCAGACAAGTCGGATGGATTCAGGATATTGGTAGACAGATTGTGGCCGCGTGGTGTTAAAAAGGAAAAGGCGGCTGTCGATTTATGGCTGAAAGACATTGCGCCCAGTGATTCACTGCGAAAATGGTTTAATCATGAACCCAGGAAATGGTCTGAATTTCAGAAGCGCTATGCAAAGGAATTGGTGGATAAACAGGAATTAATCAAATCTATAAAAAAGGAAGCAAAATCCAAAACGGTGACGCTATTATTTGGCGCCAAAGAATCTGAACATAATAACGCCGTGGCATTACTCAATTATCTAACATTGAAATTGAAATAA
- a CDS encoding SagB/ThcOx family dehydrogenase, protein MDKFFWFSLPITLMLAYILFRAAIKNPVSKRDINMISAIYLIFYVLITAGLGLFWVARMDLPAFDLHYLFGYCLLFLVGVHLWFQLPLVLAWLRKNSPSILVDETHSQWKPLVRNIFLFIVTAIIFSAITIIIYEFLSPATITIIESKPEILTNRLWLLSKGEKITAASYLHQQGDITRRGAFLPRFNITKPSIYKSYPGYPVISLPTPAGYSGISLSQALSQNSSESVAAVSVQSLSNILYYSNGVTETRNYPGGQLQLRAAASAGALYPNDLYVAVINIKGIKPGIYYYHPANHSLIRIGDQGLFQSLAEAGPYPDLLKNAAAIIIISAYFDRTVWKYHERSYRYILPDAGHILGNLTAATSAMKVPYIITGIFDDEKMGKVLALSQHDEGVLSMIVLGKKKLTSLNQIHRFTAVDLPKNANDMEITRLSHKLTSLKWLAGSVTIPVATSNMPNDDFSLTETLIKLPDGAPEKNDVFSIIKNRRSFRKFSHREISFNDFSGILHESFLPLRNPHIVENGGRVELFAIVTNVQNLPKGIYRYIPEKSALQKIVNGDFSNEIYKTGLSQEVLKRAAFVMAWVIDLNRIGVLHGERDYRYADMECGIGSETAYLSAQARKLGACAVGAFYDDEIQKMLKIDGTSKRVILLTAIGQEYD, encoded by the coding sequence ATGGATAAATTTTTCTGGTTTTCTCTTCCTATCACCCTGATGCTTGCCTATATACTTTTCCGCGCTGCTATCAAGAATCCCGTTAGCAAGCGTGATATAAATATGATATCTGCAATTTACCTGATTTTTTATGTGCTTATTACGGCCGGACTCGGGTTGTTCTGGGTGGCCAGAATGGATTTGCCGGCTTTTGACCTGCATTATTTATTTGGCTACTGTTTGTTATTTCTAGTTGGTGTGCACCTGTGGTTTCAGCTGCCTCTTGTTCTTGCATGGCTTAGAAAAAACAGCCCATCCATTCTTGTTGATGAAACACATAGTCAATGGAAGCCATTGGTCAGAAATATATTTCTCTTTATTGTCACTGCCATTATTTTTTCCGCTATCACAATCATAATATATGAATTCCTTAGCCCGGCAACTATAACCATCATTGAAAGCAAACCGGAAATACTGACAAATAGACTCTGGCTTTTGAGCAAGGGAGAGAAAATAACCGCTGCTAGCTATCTTCATCAGCAAGGTGATATTACTCGCCGCGGCGCGTTTCTTCCCAGATTTAATATCACCAAGCCTTCTATATATAAATCGTACCCCGGCTACCCGGTTATTTCATTACCTACACCAGCCGGCTACTCGGGCATATCTCTTTCTCAGGCATTATCTCAAAACTCATCTGAATCTGTCGCAGCTGTGAGCGTGCAGAGTTTATCAAACATACTTTACTATTCAAATGGAGTGACAGAAACACGAAATTACCCCGGCGGACAATTGCAATTGCGCGCAGCCGCATCAGCGGGCGCGCTGTATCCAAATGATTTGTATGTTGCAGTAATCAACATAAAAGGGATAAAGCCAGGCATCTATTATTATCATCCGGCCAATCACAGTCTGATCAGGATTGGCGACCAAGGATTATTTCAGTCGCTGGCCGAGGCGGGTCCATATCCAGACTTATTAAAGAATGCCGCGGCTATTATCATTATTTCAGCCTATTTTGATCGAACAGTCTGGAAGTATCATGAACGTTCTTATCGTTATATTCTGCCGGATGCGGGTCACATTTTGGGTAATCTGACAGCCGCAACATCAGCAATGAAAGTACCATATATTATTACCGGCATTTTTGACGATGAAAAAATGGGAAAAGTTCTTGCGTTATCGCAACATGACGAAGGCGTATTATCCATGATTGTACTTGGAAAGAAAAAGTTGACATCGCTTAATCAAATTCATCGATTCACTGCAGTAGATCTGCCAAAAAATGCCAATGATATGGAGATAACCCGTCTTTCGCATAAACTGACTTCCCTGAAGTGGCTGGCTGGTTCAGTAACCATTCCCGTTGCCACTTCGAACATGCCAAACGATGATTTTTCATTAACCGAAACACTGATTAAATTACCGGATGGTGCGCCAGAAAAAAATGATGTTTTTTCTATCATCAAAAATCGTAGATCGTTTCGGAAATTTTCGCATCGTGAAATCAGTTTTAATGATTTTTCAGGTATCCTGCATGAATCATTTTTGCCGCTGAGAAATCCGCATATTGTCGAAAACGGCGGGCGGGTCGAACTGTTCGCCATAGTTACCAATGTGCAAAACTTGCCAAAAGGCATATATCGTTACATTCCTGAAAAATCAGCGTTGCAAAAAATTGTCAACGGTGACTTCTCAAATGAAATATACAAAACTGGTCTTTCCCAGGAGGTACTCAAGCGAGCGGCATTTGTCATGGCATGGGTAATTGATTTAAACAGGATAGGAGTGCTGCATGGTGAAAGAGATTATCGATATGCAGACATGGAATGCGGTATCGGCAGTGAAACAGCTTATCTTTCTGCGCAAGCACGCAAATTAGGTGCCTGTGCGGTAGGGGCATTCTATGACGATGAGATCCAGAAAATGTTAAAAATAGACGGAACATCCAAGCGTGTGATTTTGTTAACAGCAATAGGGCAAGAATATGATTGA
- a CDS encoding aconitate hydratase, protein MPMNITQKIIHSHLVEGEMIAGKEIAMKIDQTLCQDATGTLVMLELEAMGLDRVKTELSVQYVDHNLIQEDFKNADDHLFLQSAAQRYGVWFSRAGNGVSHPLHMEFFGKPGKTLVGSDSHTCAGGAIGMLAIGTGGLEVAMSMAGYPFFVKMPKVMGIELTGKMPEWVSAKDIILEMLRRHGVKGGVGYVIEYYGNGLKHLDLWDRHVIANMGAELGATGTIFPSDKKTLEFLKMHGRESDWLELSSDKNANYDKNDVINLSELEPLIALPSSPGNVKLVREVKGRDIYQSYIGSSGNPGYRDLAISALMVSGRQINPNVSFDINPATRNILEELAENGLLANLIHAGARIHQAGCNGCIGMGQAPATGRNSLRTVPRNFPGRSGSREDSVYLCSPEVATASALKGIITDPRDLDFPCPKVRKPKKIIVNRNMMQSPLSPFESVRIKLVKGPNISSIPELKPISKDVKLAVLLKMNDNVSTDEILPAGARVLPYRSNIPRISDFAFDMIDETYSRRAKELKEKNEHHAVIGGDNYGQGSSREHAALAPAYLGLQLVIAKSYARIHWQNLINFGILPLTFVNFDDYRKIEQGDFIVIKNIFDSIKSGDILKANIDGKSFEITLRHNLSRRQIDVLESGGLINWVKKHG, encoded by the coding sequence ATGCCTATGAATATAACGCAAAAAATTATCCACTCACATCTTGTTGAAGGTGAAATGATAGCCGGCAAGGAAATTGCCATGAAGATTGATCAGACGCTTTGTCAGGATGCAACCGGTACGTTAGTAATGCTGGAACTCGAAGCCATGGGACTTGACCGCGTTAAAACTGAATTATCGGTGCAATATGTCGACCATAATCTTATCCAGGAAGATTTTAAAAACGCGGATGATCATTTGTTTTTGCAAAGTGCAGCGCAGCGTTATGGGGTATGGTTTAGCAGAGCTGGAAACGGCGTTAGTCATCCGCTTCATATGGAATTCTTTGGTAAACCAGGGAAAACTCTGGTGGGTTCTGACAGTCATACTTGCGCGGGTGGTGCCATAGGAATGCTTGCCATCGGCACGGGCGGATTGGAGGTCGCAATGTCGATGGCAGGTTATCCGTTTTTTGTCAAAATGCCAAAAGTAATGGGGATTGAACTGACTGGAAAAATGCCAGAATGGGTGAGTGCGAAAGATATTATTTTAGAAATGCTTCGTCGTCATGGTGTGAAAGGCGGAGTAGGCTATGTTATTGAATATTATGGCAATGGATTGAAACACCTAGATTTGTGGGACAGGCATGTTATTGCTAATATGGGCGCGGAATTGGGTGCAACGGGAACAATATTCCCGTCAGATAAAAAAACATTGGAATTTTTGAAAATGCACGGACGTGAAAGCGACTGGCTTGAGCTGTCGTCGGATAAGAATGCAAACTACGATAAGAATGATGTGATCAACCTGTCTGAGCTTGAACCTCTGATTGCTTTGCCTTCCAGTCCGGGAAATGTAAAGCTTGTACGTGAAGTAAAAGGACGGGATATATATCAATCCTATATTGGCTCATCAGGTAACCCTGGTTATCGTGATCTTGCCATTTCAGCATTAATGGTGAGCGGCAGACAAATCAATCCAAATGTTTCTTTTGATATCAATCCGGCAACGCGTAACATATTGGAAGAGTTAGCTGAAAATGGATTGCTGGCAAATCTTATTCATGCTGGCGCGCGCATTCATCAAGCCGGTTGCAATGGATGCATTGGTATGGGCCAGGCGCCAGCCACCGGACGAAATAGTCTGCGCACGGTGCCAAGAAATTTTCCGGGACGATCAGGGTCAAGAGAAGACAGTGTATATTTGTGCAGCCCTGAAGTCGCGACGGCATCCGCGCTTAAAGGAATCATTACGGACCCTCGTGATTTAGATTTTCCTTGTCCGAAAGTAAGGAAGCCGAAAAAAATAATTGTGAATAGGAATATGATGCAATCGCCCTTATCACCATTTGAATCTGTCAGAATCAAATTGGTGAAAGGACCAAACATAAGCTCAATTCCAGAACTAAAACCAATCTCAAAAGATGTTAAATTAGCCGTACTGTTAAAAATGAATGATAATGTTTCAACAGATGAAATTCTTCCTGCCGGAGCGCGTGTTCTCCCTTATCGCAGTAATATTCCTAGGATCAGTGATTTTGCATTTGACATGATCGATGAAACTTATTCCAGGCGAGCGAAGGAATTGAAAGAAAAAAATGAACATCATGCGGTTATCGGAGGTGATAATTATGGACAAGGATCCAGTCGTGAACATGCGGCGCTGGCGCCTGCATATCTTGGATTGCAACTGGTTATTGCCAAGAGTTATGCGCGTATTCATTGGCAGAATTTGATTAATTTTGGCATTTTGCCATTGACCTTTGTCAATTTTGATGATTATAGGAAAATTGAACAGGGAGATTTTATTGTCATCAAAAATATTTTTGACTCAATAAAGTCAGGCGATATTTTAAAAGCAAATATTGATGGAAAATCTTTTGAAATAACATTGCGGCATAATTTGTCAAGAAGGCAAATCGATGTTCTGGAATCGGGCGGCTTAATCAATTGGGTCAAGAAACATGGCTAG
- a CDS encoding lytic murein transglycosylase has translation MKQSVTVTLGIFFISIFFSPSLYAKQSWQDFLQEIRQEAIHQGIRPDTVDAAFQGMDVPNWKVLNYDRTQPEKRITFQQYRNTRADSYRISLGKKELRKHQGLLSKIAQRYGVNECFIVSLWGLETSYGHFMGNFPVIHSLATLAYDGRRSALFRKELFLALHILNDKHVKLKYFKGEWAGASGHPQFLPSSWHDYAVDYDGDGYKDIWKSLPDAFASIANYLDKNGWRRDEPWAIPVAIPENFDKDLMSLDVRKTIKQWERLGVSAQDGEQLPNNNYQASIIQPYGGPVLMVFNNFNVIMNWNHSTYYAGTVGYMAEKICQTPIR, from the coding sequence ATGAAGCAAAGCGTAACAGTCACTCTGGGCATTTTCTTCATCAGCATTTTTTTTAGTCCATCACTATATGCAAAACAAAGCTGGCAGGATTTCTTGCAGGAAATACGACAGGAAGCGATTCATCAAGGGATACGTCCCGACACGGTTGATGCAGCATTTCAAGGAATGGACGTACCAAACTGGAAAGTACTGAATTACGATAGAACCCAGCCTGAAAAACGCATCACGTTTCAACAATATCGCAATACACGCGCCGACTCGTACCGAATCAGCCTTGGCAAAAAGGAATTAAGAAAACACCAGGGATTACTATCAAAAATTGCTCAGCGTTACGGCGTTAACGAATGTTTTATCGTTTCATTATGGGGACTGGAAACCAGTTATGGTCATTTTATGGGAAATTTTCCAGTAATACATTCACTTGCCACCCTGGCATACGATGGCCGGCGATCTGCCTTGTTTCGTAAAGAGTTATTTTTAGCATTGCATATATTAAATGACAAACATGTAAAATTGAAATATTTTAAAGGCGAGTGGGCAGGCGCAAGCGGTCATCCACAATTTTTACCTTCAAGCTGGCATGATTACGCGGTGGATTACGATGGCGATGGATACAAGGATATCTGGAAAAGCCTGCCGGATGCATTTGCATCGATTGCCAATTATCTAGATAAAAATGGATGGAGACGTGACGAGCCATGGGCAATTCCGGTTGCCATACCAGAAAATTTTGACAAAGATCTGATGTCACTGGATGTCAGAAAAACAATAAAACAATGGGAACGTCTTGGCGTGAGCGCACAAGACGGTGAGCAACTGCCAAACAATAACTATCAGGCTTCTATCATACAACCTTATGGCGGCCCCGTCTTAATGGTCTTTAATAACTTTAATGTCATCATGAACTGGAACCACTCGACATACTATGCGGGAACCGTAGGCTATATGGCAGAAAAAATATGTCAGACACCGATACGCTAA
- a CDS encoding universal stress protein has translation MYHNILFAVEFTETAHLAGKKIKKMADIFQAKLHLIHIIELPQINIFPDIPNKEKLYIDEARNRMKGIAKNLNVPISHQHIDVGNPRISIPEFIEKHHIDLLVVGHNERNGIDRILGSTTHALLERTKCEILVIPYPVKFT, from the coding sequence ATGTACCATAATATATTATTTGCAGTGGAATTTACCGAAACCGCACATTTGGCAGGAAAAAAGATAAAAAAAATGGCTGATATATTTCAAGCAAAATTACATCTTATACATATAATAGAGTTACCACAAATAAATATTTTTCCTGACATACCCAATAAAGAAAAATTATATATTGATGAAGCAAGGAATAGAATGAAAGGGATTGCAAAAAATTTGAATGTTCCCATATCACATCAACATATTGATGTAGGTAATCCACGCATTTCAATCCCCGAATTTATTGAAAAACATCATATTGATCTTCTGGTGGTAGGACATAACGAAAGAAACGGGATTGATCGTATTTTAGGATCAACCACACACGCATTATTGGAGCGCACAAAGTGCGAAATATTGGTTATTCCTTATCCAGTCAAATTTACTTAA
- a CDS encoding DNA-3-methyladenine glycosylase family protein, producing MRTSFILAPVSPFRLDYTVWALRRISKNLIDRWDGNEYTRLFVIQNKPVKVVVKQCGTPDDSVIDVSVNKKINQELKNELAEILEMMLGLKQDLRNFYRISKKDEYLNSLVNQFKGFKPPRFPTVFEALVNAISCQQISFEAGLQIQNRLIQKIGIQIAEDNNLFYAFPDPGSLACCSVKELRRIGYSLRKSEALIHLASSILKEGNLFDGLGAMSNDDIINRLCKYNGVGRWTAEYVLLRGMGKIDVFPRDDIGAQNNLQDLLHLVNKPDYGAISKIIRKWHPYAGLVYFHLLLRKLNQKGVLINANDKSQASI from the coding sequence ATGAGAACTTCATTTATCTTGGCTCCGGTTTCGCCCTTCAGGCTGGATTATACAGTGTGGGCACTGCGCAGAATAAGTAAAAACTTAATCGATAGATGGGATGGAAATGAGTATACACGGTTATTTGTCATTCAGAATAAGCCTGTCAAAGTGGTCGTCAAGCAATGCGGCACTCCGGATGACTCGGTAATTGATGTCTCTGTAAATAAAAAAATTAATCAGGAATTGAAAAATGAACTTGCTGAAATATTAGAGATGATGCTGGGTTTGAAGCAGGATTTGCGGAATTTTTATCGAATATCGAAAAAAGATGAGTATTTAAATTCTCTTGTTAATCAATTTAAAGGTTTTAAGCCGCCAAGGTTTCCTACTGTGTTCGAAGCTCTGGTTAATGCGATATCTTGTCAGCAAATTTCATTTGAGGCGGGATTGCAGATACAAAATCGATTGATACAGAAAATCGGTATACAGATTGCTGAAGATAATAATCTATTTTATGCCTTTCCCGATCCCGGATCCCTGGCGTGCTGTTCTGTAAAAGAGTTAAGGCGAATAGGTTATAGCTTGCGCAAGAGCGAGGCTCTTATTCATTTGGCATCTTCCATATTAAAAGAGGGAAATTTGTTTGATGGCCTGGGCGCGATGTCGAATGACGACATTATCAACAGATTATGCAAATATAACGGTGTGGGCCGGTGGACAGCGGAATATGTTTTATTGCGCGGGATGGGAAAAATTGATGTCTTTCCGAGAGATGATATTGGAGCGCAAAATAATTTGCAAGATTTGCTACATCTTGTCAATAAGCCTGATTATGGGGCGATTTCAAAAATTATCCGGAAATGGCATCCATACGCAGGTTTGGTCTATTTTCATTTGTTGCTTCGCAAGCTAAATCAAAAAGGAGTGTTGATCAATGCCAATGATAAAAGTCAAGCGAGTATATGA
- a CDS encoding alpha/beta fold hydrolase, which translates to MMMKNRDGINLSYKIAGNGTLNFVLVHNAGGSRQFMNDQLEYLSCTARVLNVDLRGHGESDKPEQNYTVEGFAEDIVYLCQAHDIKKAVFVGLNYGVNVAIELANISSLVSHLVLIDPPVLMEPWVIQLVQEHIDDLNKPAHENFAETLAEAVFLNITPDKKQVAINAFETTAKTALASTYENLLAWDKESVRKLQSCTMPVLYIQSGEPFCTEDALRTHCPHLMAGKVVGSGHWATLEVPDQVNSMIKRFLDITENKSNA; encoded by the coding sequence ATGATGATGAAAAATCGTGATGGCATCAATTTAAGCTATAAAATTGCAGGCAACGGCACATTAAATTTCGTTCTTGTTCATAATGCAGGCGGCAGCCGCCAATTCATGAATGATCAATTGGAATATTTGTCGTGCACAGCCCGGGTTCTAAACGTAGACTTGCGTGGACATGGCGAGAGTGATAAGCCGGAACAAAATTATACTGTAGAAGGTTTTGCTGAAGATATTGTTTATTTATGCCAAGCGCATGATATCAAAAAAGCTGTTTTTGTTGGGTTGAATTATGGCGTCAATGTCGCTATAGAACTGGCAAATATATCTTCGCTGGTTTCTCATCTTGTATTAATTGATCCTCCTGTTTTAATGGAGCCATGGGTTATACAATTGGTTCAAGAACACATTGATGACCTCAACAAACCTGCGCATGAAAATTTTGCTGAAACATTGGCTGAGGCGGTATTTTTAAATATCACACCGGATAAAAAACAAGTGGCAATCAACGCTTTTGAAACCACCGCCAAGACAGCGCTTGCTTCAACTTATGAAAACTTATTGGCATGGGATAAAGAGAGTGTCAGGAAGTTGCAAAGTTGCACAATGCCTGTTTTGTATATTCAATCTGGCGAACCATTTTGCACAGAAGATGCTTTGCGAACACATTGTCCACATTTAATGGCTGGTAAAGTTGTTGGTTCGGGGCACTGGGCTACGCTTGAGGTTCCTGATCAGGTAAATAGCATGATCAAGCGATTTCTTGATATCACAGAAAACAAGAGCAATGCCTGA
- a CDS encoding GyrI-like domain-containing protein: MEKELAVKAEIKLVGLAVRTNNKNEMNPQTSKIGELASRFWSQNIAGQIPNRKNPGVTLSVYTKYDSNEHGDYTYFIGEEVDLFENVSEDLQRLTIPEARYQKFTTPAGKMPEVVINAWQEIWKMSANDFGGERAYIADFEVYDQRASDPANTSLDIYIGIK; this comes from the coding sequence GTGGAAAAAGAGTTGGCAGTCAAAGCAGAAATAAAGTTAGTGGGATTGGCTGTTCGCACAAATAATAAAAATGAAATGAATCCGCAAACGTCTAAAATTGGGGAATTGGCAAGCCGCTTTTGGAGCCAGAATATCGCCGGCCAGATTCCCAATAGAAAGAATCCTGGTGTGACTTTATCTGTTTATACCAAATATGACAGCAATGAACATGGTGATTATACCTATTTTATTGGCGAAGAAGTCGATTTATTTGAAAATGTTTCCGAAGATTTGCAGCGGTTGACCATACCCGAGGCTAGATATCAAAAATTCACAACGCCGGCAGGAAAAATGCCGGAGGTGGTCATTAATGCCTGGCAGGAAATTTGGAAGATGTCAGCGAATGACTTCGGTGGTGAGAGGGCTTATATAGCGGATTTTGAAGTTTACGATCAACGAGCAAGCGACCCTGCTAATACAAGCCTGGATATTTATATTGGAATTAAATAA